In Devosia sp. XK-2, one DNA window encodes the following:
- the addA gene encoding double-strand break repair helicase AddA produces the protein MNERGELSVPSNTSTSQALAGNPDYSIWVEANAGSGKTFVLTTRVLRLLLAGVRPQSILCLTYTKAAAAEMRKRVGERLAEWAVSDAALLREDLRKLTGHEPTARQLDDARTLFAKALETPGGLRILTIHAFCEAVLHRFPIEAGVPFDFAVIEDDRQAQMLLAARESVLAEGLRGGDNAGAVETLFGLLSDHAITEAIGAALSEGSKLKPVLADPVGAKRRLCQLVNASGTASEIAARIASETALTKTVWQDIVQSFNADPAGRRFIDMVARLDPERLTANQLCTLFVTEKDGEKRPRANLLNAEQRRAKPLLQPLLEAERDRVFDLEAQLGGALLVERSQAVLDVVVAIARRYESEKRRHALLDFDDLVEKLGDLFSDQNLGPWVQYKLDAGIDHILVDESQDTNEQQWRVVNALAEEFFTGDGAVTRPRSIFAVGDQKQSIYSFQGAQPVLFGETGRAMARRAGAADKLFRNVRLHTSFRTLRGILDAVDLVCARPDIQKALLAEEKVAHEPARSQKGGLVTLWPPMQEEKTERDNDQWPQKPPEAEQSANRRVALRIAGEIRGWIDEGRVLGARNRPVRADDVLILVQKRGALFQEIIRALRAQGLPTPGADRLAVTGHIAVLDLLALIDVLLNPADDLQLAALLRSPLFDLSEDDLFAIAHPRAKGQTLWSALFGADLPAARPAAEQLGRWRAALDMERPFEFLSGVLYAEGGLRRFHARLGTEVDDVLSELLELALSHEQGPQPSLQGFAAEMRRRAVTIKRELAETGGGVRVMTVHGAKGLEAPIVILADATGKPSASQTGKPVYVFDKTPGPLLLHAAAKNQHVPATALLRQGIDATLAEEYWRRLYVAMTRAEDELYVTGPLGLKGNLAGSWYDAIETGLGEALQPLLDAAGECVAQVFPALAAMRFEPGTARLVTPSEAPKPSPVPEPKKIPVIAPSYAAIASGKAAILATGAEALRDAEAARREGLALHALLQHLWRVPQDARATVAPRALETLWPEGADRHERIAQKATAILARPDFANLFGPDSRAELPFRVAARQKGKSIWLSGRIDRLVVDERGVLVVDYKSDATVPERADGVPGNYLTQLGLYALVAGQLFPGRPVQAAILWTELESLMKLPDELLLAARSDFTLR, from the coding sequence ATGAATGAGCGCGGTGAACTCTCGGTCCCCAGCAATACCAGCACCAGCCAGGCGCTGGCCGGCAATCCGGACTATTCCATCTGGGTGGAGGCCAATGCCGGCTCGGGCAAGACCTTCGTGCTTACTACCCGCGTGCTGCGCCTGCTGCTGGCCGGGGTCAGGCCGCAATCGATCCTCTGCCTCACCTATACCAAGGCGGCGGCGGCCGAGATGCGCAAGCGTGTGGGGGAAAGACTGGCCGAATGGGCGGTTTCGGATGCGGCCCTGCTGCGCGAGGATTTACGCAAGCTGACCGGGCACGAACCGACGGCAAGACAGCTCGACGATGCGCGGACCCTGTTTGCCAAGGCGCTCGAAACGCCCGGTGGGCTGCGCATCCTCACCATCCACGCCTTTTGCGAGGCCGTGCTGCATCGCTTTCCCATCGAGGCCGGGGTGCCCTTCGACTTCGCCGTGATCGAGGATGACCGGCAGGCCCAGATGCTGCTTGCCGCCCGCGAGAGCGTCTTGGCCGAGGGCCTGCGCGGGGGTGACAATGCCGGAGCGGTCGAAACCCTGTTCGGTCTATTGAGCGACCATGCCATTACCGAGGCTATTGGCGCCGCACTCAGTGAAGGCAGCAAGCTCAAGCCGGTTCTGGCTGATCCTGTCGGCGCCAAGAGGCGCTTATGCCAATTGGTCAACGCCTCGGGCACGGCCAGCGAGATTGCGGCCCGGATTGCATCGGAAACTGCGCTGACCAAAACGGTCTGGCAGGACATTGTGCAAAGCTTCAATGCCGATCCGGCCGGCCGGCGCTTCATCGATATGGTGGCGCGTCTCGACCCTGAGCGGCTGACGGCCAACCAGCTCTGCACGCTCTTCGTCACCGAAAAGGATGGCGAGAAGCGCCCGCGCGCTAACCTTCTCAACGCCGAACAGCGCAGGGCCAAACCGCTCCTGCAGCCCTTGCTGGAGGCCGAACGCGACCGGGTTTTTGACCTGGAGGCCCAATTGGGCGGCGCGCTGCTGGTGGAGAGAAGCCAAGCCGTACTCGACGTCGTTGTGGCTATAGCCCGGCGCTATGAAAGCGAAAAGCGTCGCCACGCCCTGCTCGACTTTGACGATCTGGTCGAAAAGCTGGGTGATCTGTTCTCGGACCAGAACCTTGGCCCTTGGGTTCAATATAAGCTCGACGCCGGTATCGATCATATTCTGGTCGATGAAAGCCAGGACACCAATGAGCAGCAATGGCGCGTGGTCAATGCGCTGGCCGAGGAATTCTTCACCGGCGACGGCGCGGTGACGCGGCCGCGCTCGATTTTCGCGGTGGGCGACCAGAAACAGTCGATCTATTCGTTTCAGGGAGCCCAGCCGGTGCTGTTCGGCGAAACGGGTCGCGCCATGGCGCGCCGCGCCGGCGCCGCCGACAAGCTGTTCCGCAATGTGCGCCTGCATACCAGCTTCCGTACCTTGAGAGGCATTCTGGACGCCGTCGACCTGGTCTGCGCCCGGCCCGATATCCAGAAGGCCCTTCTGGCCGAGGAGAAGGTGGCCCACGAGCCGGCCCGCAGCCAGAAGGGCGGGCTGGTGACGCTCTGGCCGCCCATGCAGGAAGAAAAAACCGAGCGCGACAATGATCAATGGCCGCAAAAGCCGCCGGAGGCCGAACAAAGCGCCAACCGCCGGGTGGCGCTGCGCATTGCCGGCGAAATCCGTGGCTGGATCGATGAGGGGCGCGTGCTGGGCGCGCGCAACCGCCCAGTGCGGGCCGACGATGTGCTGATCCTGGTGCAGAAGCGCGGCGCCCTGTTCCAGGAAATCATCCGCGCCCTGCGCGCCCAGGGCCTGCCCACGCCCGGCGCCGACCGGCTGGCGGTGACCGGCCATATCGCCGTGCTCGATCTGCTGGCGCTGATCGATGTGCTGCTCAATCCGGCCGACGACCTGCAATTGGCAGCGCTCCTGCGCTCGCCGCTGTTCGATCTGTCCGAAGACGATCTGTTCGCCATTGCCCATCCGCGCGCCAAGGGGCAGACGCTCTGGTCGGCGCTATTTGGTGCAGATCTCCCCGCAGCCCGTCCGGCCGCTGAGCAATTGGGGCGCTGGCGCGCCGCACTCGACATGGAACGTCCTTTCGAGTTTTTGTCCGGCGTGCTCTATGCCGAGGGCGGGCTCAGGCGCTTTCATGCGCGGCTGGGCACTGAAGTCGATGACGTGCTTTCCGAATTGCTCGAACTGGCGCTTAGCCATGAACAGGGGCCGCAACCCTCGCTGCAGGGCTTTGCCGCCGAAATGCGCCGCCGGGCCGTCACCATCAAGCGCGAACTGGCCGAAACCGGCGGTGGCGTGCGGGTGATGACCGTGCATGGTGCCAAGGGGCTCGAGGCGCCCATTGTCATTCTGGCCGATGCCACCGGCAAGCCCAGCGCCAGCCAGACCGGCAAACCCGTTTACGTTTTCGACAAGACGCCGGGGCCGCTCCTGCTTCATGCCGCCGCGAAAAACCAGCATGTGCCGGCGACCGCGCTTTTGCGGCAAGGGATCGATGCGACCCTGGCAGAGGAATATTGGCGCCGTCTTTATGTCGCCATGACCCGCGCCGAGGACGAGCTCTATGTCACCGGGCCATTGGGTCTTAAAGGCAATCTCGCCGGGTCTTGGTATGACGCCATAGAAACGGGGCTGGGCGAGGCGCTGCAGCCTCTATTGGATGCTGCGGGCGAGTGCGTGGCGCAGGTCTTTCCCGCGCTGGCCGCCATGCGGTTTGAGCCCGGCACGGCAAGGCTGGTGACCCCGAGCGAGGCGCCCAAACCCAGCCCCGTGCCTGAGCCCAAAAAAATCCCCGTCATTGCGCCCTCCTATGCCGCCATAGCAAGCGGCAAAGCTGCCATTCTCGCCACCGGCGCCGAAGCCCTGCGGGATGCCGAAGCGGCGCGGCGCGAGGGGCTGGCGCTCCATGCCCTTCTGCAGCATCTCTGGCGGGTGCCGCAGGATGCAAGGGCCACGGTTGCGCCACGGGCGCTTGAGACGCTCTGGCCAGAAGGCGCCGACCGGCATGAGCGGATTGCGCAAAAGGCCACGGCCATTCTGGCCCGGCCCGACTTCGCCAATCTGTTCGGCCCCGATAGCCGCGCCGAACTGCCGTTCCGGGTCGCGGCCAGACAAAAGGGGAAATCGATATGGCTGAGCGGGCGGATCGATCGTCTGGTAGTTGACGAACGGGGGGTGCTGGTGGTGGATTACAAGTCCGACGCGACGGTTCCTGAAAGGGCGGACGGCGTGCCGGGGAACTATCTCACCCAGCTAGGATTGTATGCGTTGGTTGCAGGTCAGCTTTTCCCCGGACGGCCGGTACAGGCGGCGATCCTGTGGACAGAGTTGGAATCATTGATGAAATTGCCCGACGAGCTGCTTTTGGCGGCGCGATCGGACTTCACCCTGCGGTGA
- a CDS encoding glycoside hydrolase family 3 N-terminal domain-containing protein produces MAAIDLSAAPFNLDDDAAAWVHATRDNLSPRDKLAQLFVLLSREAPEQALETLRAFKPGGITRIFSPNLADEIGLMRQIDSAGPVPMTVSADLEGSRMSLPFGTEVPNPLGLAAIDDVETTTAISTLMAEEARAVGLNWSFTPVIDINKAFRSAIVGTRSYGDDVDRIERHALAQIKAFQAKGVAATVKHWPGEGYDDRDQHLVTTVNPLTLDEWEKTYGRLYRAAIKAGVLSVMSAHIAFPAFVRELDPDAGAEAYRPATQSAVLNQTLLRERLGFNGLIVSDATPMAGFGDWGPREETIPQCVISGCDVILFSDDPNADLMYLVKAVADGRLTQERVDEAVTRVLALKAALGLHKADRAEPALNRAEVVMARSDSKAIARAATAKVPTLVKDTAKLLPLSPARHKRVLIFSTGAVQPFAPMPLPLSLPDLLRQEGFEITEFEPEMQVNPKDYDLVLYLLAEETLLTRQRIFLNWRGLTGNVFGAMKRYWHDVPTLMVSLGFPFYLYDAPRVPTYVNAYGSNEDMQVAVVECLMGRAPFEGKSPVDAFCGSDQAKY; encoded by the coding sequence TTGGCCGCCATCGATCTTTCCGCCGCACCGTTCAATCTCGATGATGACGCGGCGGCCTGGGTACATGCAACGCGCGACAACCTCTCGCCGCGTGACAAGTTGGCACAGCTCTTCGTGCTGCTGTCCCGCGAAGCGCCGGAACAGGCGCTTGAGACCCTCCGTGCCTTTAAGCCCGGCGGCATTACCCGCATCTTCTCGCCCAACCTGGCCGATGAAATTGGCCTGATGCGGCAGATTGACAGTGCCGGGCCGGTGCCCATGACGGTGAGTGCCGATCTCGAAGGCAGCCGCATGAGCTTGCCCTTTGGCACCGAAGTGCCCAATCCCCTGGGCCTGGCCGCCATTGACGATGTAGAGACCACGACGGCCATTTCAACCCTGATGGCCGAGGAGGCCCGCGCGGTGGGGCTCAACTGGAGCTTTACCCCGGTCATCGACATCAACAAGGCCTTCCGCAGCGCCATTGTCGGCACCCGCTCCTATGGTGACGATGTCGACCGGATCGAACGCCACGCCCTGGCCCAGATCAAGGCGTTTCAGGCCAAGGGTGTCGCCGCAACGGTAAAACACTGGCCGGGTGAAGGTTATGACGACCGCGACCAGCATCTGGTCACCACCGTCAATCCGCTGACCCTGGACGAATGGGAAAAGACCTATGGCCGGCTCTATCGCGCCGCTATCAAGGCCGGTGTCCTCAGCGTCATGTCCGCCCATATCGCCTTTCCCGCCTTTGTGCGCGAACTCGATCCTGATGCGGGCGCCGAGGCCTATCGCCCGGCCACGCAAAGCGCCGTTCTCAACCAGACCCTATTGCGCGAACGCCTGGGCTTTAACGGGCTGATCGTTTCCGACGCGACCCCCATGGCCGGGTTCGGCGATTGGGGGCCGCGGGAAGAAACCATCCCGCAATGCGTGATTTCCGGCTGCGATGTGATCCTCTTCTCAGACGATCCCAATGCGGACCTGATGTATCTGGTCAAGGCCGTGGCCGATGGCCGGCTCACCCAGGAGCGGGTGGACGAGGCGGTCACCAGGGTTCTGGCGCTCAAGGCGGCTTTGGGTCTGCACAAGGCCGATCGTGCCGAGCCGGCGCTCAATCGCGCCGAGGTCGTCATGGCACGCTCGGACAGCAAGGCCATTGCCCGCGCTGCCACGGCAAAGGTGCCGACCCTGGTCAAGGATACGGCCAAGCTGTTGCCGCTGTCTCCGGCCAGGCACAAGCGCGTGTTGATCTTTTCGACCGGCGCCGTCCAACCCTTCGCGCCCATGCCGTTGCCACTCTCCCTGCCCGATCTTTTGCGGCAGGAAGGCTTCGAGATCACCGAATTTGAGCCTGAGATGCAGGTCAATCCCAAGGACTATGACCTGGTGCTCTATCTCCTGGCCGAAGAGACCCTGCTGACCCGGCAGCGCATCTTCCTCAATTGGCGGGGTCTCACTGGCAACGTCTTTGGCGCCATGAAGCGTTATTGGCATGATGTGCCCACGCTCATGGTCTCGCTGGGCTTCCCCTTCTACCTCTATGACGCGCCACGCGTGCCCACCTATGTGAACGCCTATGGCTCGAATGAGGATATGCAGGTCGCCGTGGTCGAATGCCTGATGGGCCGCGCGCCTTTTGAAGGCAAAAGCCCGGTCGACGCGTTCTGCGGCAGCGATCAGGCGAAGTATTAA
- a CDS encoding folylpolyglutamate synthase/dihydrofolate synthase family protein, giving the protein MSRTDAILKRLSQLHPRLIDLSLDRMLPLLEKLGNPQDHLPPTIHVAGTNAKGSTIAYLRAFLEAAGKRVHVYNSPHLVRFNERIRLAGKLVGTRKLNAALEEVEAVNNGEPITFFEVTTVTAFCLFAETPGDYLLLETGMGGTYDTTNVVKHPLGTIITPIDYDHQGFLGNSLAEIASNKAGILKRGSKSVMGIQHDEARAVLERAARKLGITPIWQNEDFHGAEQDGRLVFQDEDGLLDLPPPALPGPHQFDNAALAIAATRHFGLPVDEAGFAEGLRRVTWPARMQPIREGKLRALLPPGHEFWLDGGHNPHGAAALARTIAAMPPKPLVLIMGMMNTRAPEDFLEAFRDLYPAQILTLTIPGEENAHRAEDIAARARAHRFPAKASRSVVSALKAAAKMENARVLVCGSLYLAGDVLAKNGTLPD; this is encoded by the coding sequence ATGTCCCGCACCGACGCCATTCTCAAACGCCTCAGCCAGCTTCATCCCAGGCTGATCGATCTCAGCCTGGATCGCATGCTGCCGCTCTTGGAAAAGCTGGGCAATCCGCAGGATCATCTGCCCCCGACCATTCATGTGGCCGGGACCAATGCCAAGGGCTCGACCATTGCCTATCTCCGCGCTTTCCTCGAAGCGGCGGGCAAACGGGTGCATGTCTATAATTCCCCTCATCTGGTGCGGTTCAACGAACGCATCCGCCTCGCCGGGAAACTGGTCGGCACGCGCAAGCTCAATGCGGCGCTCGAGGAGGTCGAGGCGGTCAATAATGGCGAGCCGATCACCTTTTTCGAGGTGACCACGGTCACCGCCTTCTGTCTGTTTGCCGAAACGCCCGGTGATTATCTGCTGCTCGAAACCGGCATGGGCGGCACCTATGATACGACCAATGTGGTCAAGCACCCTTTGGGCACGATCATCACGCCGATCGACTATGACCATCAGGGATTTCTGGGCAATTCGTTGGCCGAGATCGCCTCGAACAAGGCCGGCATTCTCAAGCGCGGGTCAAAGTCGGTCATGGGAATCCAGCATGATGAGGCGCGTGCCGTTCTCGAGCGTGCAGCCCGCAAACTAGGCATCACGCCGATCTGGCAGAACGAGGATTTCCACGGCGCCGAACAGGATGGACGGCTGGTGTTCCAGGACGAGGATGGCTTGCTCGACCTGCCACCACCCGCCCTGCCCGGCCCGCACCAGTTCGACAACGCGGCGCTGGCCATCGCGGCAACGCGCCATTTCGGCCTGCCGGTGGATGAGGCGGGTTTTGCCGAGGGTTTGCGCCGTGTCACCTGGCCGGCGCGCATGCAGCCGATCCGCGAGGGCAAGCTGCGCGCGCTGCTGCCCCCCGGCCACGAATTCTGGCTCGACGGCGGCCATAATCCCCATGGGGCGGCGGCGCTGGCGCGGACCATTGCCGCCATGCCCCCAAAGCCGTTGGTGCTAATCATGGGCATGATGAATACCCGCGCCCCGGAAGACTTTCTTGAAGCCTTCCGCGACCTGTATCCGGCCCAGATATTGACCCTGACCATTCCTGGCGAGGAAAACGCCCATAGAGCCGAGGACATTGCCGCGCGGGCCCGCGCCCATCGCTTCCCGGCCAAGGCGTCACGCTCTGTCGTCAGCGCCCTCAAGGCGGCGGCAAAGATGGAGAATGCGCGCGTTCTGGTATGCGGCTCGCTCTATCTGGCCGGTGACGTTCTGGCAAAGAACGGCACGTTACCGGATTAA
- the trxA gene encoding thioredoxin: MALNVTDSNFQSEVLGSDKPVLVDFWAEWCGPCKAMEPTIEALSGELADSVKIVKLDVDANPGITVQYNVRAMPTLIIFKNGQPVDVKVGAGQSRVQLIKWLEQHAA, encoded by the coding sequence ATGGCGCTCAATGTGACAGACAGCAATTTCCAATCCGAGGTCCTGGGGTCCGACAAGCCCGTCCTGGTGGACTTCTGGGCCGAATGGTGCGGTCCCTGCAAGGCCATGGAGCCCACGATTGAGGCGCTGTCCGGCGAGCTTGCCGACAGCGTCAAGATCGTCAAGCTCGACGTCGATGCCAATCCCGGTATTACCGTGCAGTACAATGTGCGCGCCATGCCCACCCTGATCATCTTCAAGAATGGCCAGCCGGTCGACGTCAAGGTCGGAGCCGGGCAGAGCCGTGTGCAGCTGATCAAATGGCTGGAACAGCACGCCGCCTGA
- the trxA gene encoding thioredoxin — translation MTKAVSEATFGQEVLSSNEPVLVDFWAEWCGPCRAIAPVLEELSSELEGKVKIVKLNVDENPGIAAQYGVRSIPTMILFKSGEAADMKIGAGTPKAGLTKWLEGHAA, via the coding sequence ATGACCAAAGCCGTTTCCGAAGCCACTTTTGGCCAGGAAGTTCTGAGCTCCAACGAACCTGTTCTGGTCGATTTCTGGGCCGAATGGTGCGGCCCCTGCCGGGCGATCGCCCCGGTCCTGGAAGAGCTCTCCTCCGAGCTTGAGGGCAAGGTGAAGATCGTCAAGCTCAATGTCGACGAAAATCCCGGCATTGCCGCCCAATATGGCGTCCGCTCCATCCCGACCATGATTCTGTTCAAGTCCGGCGAAGCCGCCGACATGAAGATCGGTGCGGGCACCCCCAAGGCCGGCCTGACCAAATGGCTCGAAGGCCACGCCGCCTGA